The Deltaproteobacteria bacterium genome has a segment encoding these proteins:
- a CDS encoding DUF853 family protein, which translates to VLGANGAPTPPFATRLIPPASRMGPLTDAELAPHLATRQVKKYARAVDRESARETLAERASGATSAAAPPSTASAGGRTARAKEEPSAFEKILKSPLTRSVATQLTRSLMGALLGPPRRRRF; encoded by the coding sequence CGTGCTCGGCGCGAATGGCGCTCCGACGCCGCCCTTCGCGACCCGCTTGATCCCGCCGGCGTCGCGCATGGGACCGCTCACCGACGCCGAGCTCGCGCCCCACCTCGCGACGCGCCAGGTGAAGAAGTACGCGCGCGCGGTCGACCGCGAGAGCGCCCGCGAAACACTCGCGGAGCGCGCGAGCGGAGCGACGTCCGCCGCCGCCCCGCCGAGCACCGCTTCCGCGGGCGGTCGGACGGCGCGCGCGAAGGAGGAGCCGAGCGCCTTCGAGAAGATCCTGAAGTCACCGCTCACGCGCTCGGTCGCGACGCAGCTCACGCGCAGCCTCATGGGCGCGCTCCTCGGCCCGCCCCGCCGCCGGCGCTTCTGA
- a CDS encoding L,D-transpeptidase — MSMLVVSGCGLFGGLQVPPPAPMPRPTAAPEAYLLLRLKERRLYLVENEVKHPAEGYRVAIGQPKWPTPAGRFQVNELVENPDFLAFDFNDIKKPDRGRIPPGPNNPLGLRWIGFAHAHGWQVGFHGTAKTQMLGLAVSHGCVRMANPDIVDLFPRVKLGTAVVVEE, encoded by the coding sequence GTGTCGATGTTGGTCGTGAGCGGATGCGGGCTCTTCGGAGGCCTGCAGGTGCCGCCGCCGGCGCCGATGCCCCGGCCCACCGCCGCGCCGGAGGCCTACCTGCTGCTGCGCCTGAAAGAGCGCCGTCTCTACCTGGTGGAGAACGAGGTCAAGCATCCGGCCGAGGGCTATCGCGTAGCGATCGGACAGCCGAAGTGGCCGACGCCGGCCGGCCGATTCCAGGTCAACGAGCTGGTCGAGAATCCCGACTTCCTGGCCTTCGATTTCAACGACATCAAGAAGCCCGATCGCGGCCGCATCCCGCCGGGGCCGAACAACCCGCTCGGATTGCGTTGGATCGGCTTCGCCCATGCGCATGGCTGGCAGGTCGGCTTCCATGGCACCGCCAAGACGCAGATGCTCGGGCTGGCCGTGAGCCACGGCTGCGTGCGCATGGCGAATCCGGACATCGTCGACCTCTTCCCACGCGTGAAGCTCGGCACGGCGGTCGTCGTCGAGGAATGA
- a CDS encoding L,D-transpeptidase: MTFRRPRGVVALLGVGLLVAAGAGGCGRPAPKADHETAARLTVPAPPARPTTYLVIRVTARRLDLMKEGVAAPIASFPIAVGRPGHETPTGRFRVEEMVEHPDFHRFDPKDPTRVLERVPPGPWNPLGERWIGFAHGEGWTVGIHGTPHPELLGRAVSGGCVRMRNADVIRVYDEVVLGTPVIVHH; encoded by the coding sequence ATGACATTTCGACGACCCCGTGGCGTGGTGGCGCTCCTCGGTGTCGGGCTGTTGGTCGCCGCGGGGGCGGGCGGGTGTGGTCGCCCCGCTCCGAAGGCCGATCACGAGACCGCGGCTCGTCTCACAGTTCCGGCGCCTCCGGCCCGGCCGACCACCTACCTGGTCATCCGCGTCACCGCGCGCCGACTCGACCTCATGAAGGAGGGCGTCGCCGCACCGATCGCATCGTTCCCGATCGCGGTCGGTCGCCCGGGTCACGAAACGCCGACGGGCCGCTTCCGGGTCGAGGAGATGGTGGAGCATCCGGATTTCCATCGATTCGATCCGAAGGATCCGACCCGCGTCCTCGAGCGGGTGCCGCCCGGACCCTGGAACCCGCTCGGCGAGCGCTGGATCGGCTTCGCGCACGGCGAGGGGTGGACGGTCGGTATCCACGGGACGCCGCACCCGGAGCTGCTCGGTCGGGCGGTGAGCGGGGGCTGCGTCCGCATGCGGAACGCCGACGTGATCCGTGTCTACGACGAGGTCGTGCTCGGCACCCCCGTCATCGTGCACCACTGA
- a CDS encoding outer membrane beta-barrel protein, with protein sequence MGNVTKRGLAAALCAAVVGLGSTVYADGPEVGVNAGMAFPLSKYRRTIDPDIGGTVGIEGGYRFNLTDNFALSIIGNPQFFLYEGENHCCDGHSSNDDLASVFSITGGPRFSLLTGPVESYVEAKGGYYRDMSGIMSDDGAGFNAGGGIAFEVAPNTTLGWFGRYDYANMVARPGSDVARQWASTGITVQHVFQPEEEPAYVPPPPPPAPPPPPPPPPPPPVTQRRGG encoded by the coding sequence ATGGGGAATGTTACGAAGAGGGGTCTCGCGGCGGCGTTGTGCGCCGCTGTCGTCGGCCTCGGCAGTACAGTCTACGCCGACGGCCCCGAAGTCGGCGTGAACGCCGGTATGGCTTTTCCGCTCTCGAAATATCGCCGCACGATCGATCCGGACATCGGCGGCACCGTCGGCATCGAGGGCGGGTATCGTTTCAATCTCACCGACAACTTCGCGCTCTCGATCATCGGTAACCCGCAGTTCTTCCTCTACGAGGGGGAGAATCACTGCTGTGACGGCCATTCGTCGAACGACGACCTGGCCAGCGTCTTCTCGATCACGGGTGGTCCGCGTTTCTCGCTGCTGACCGGTCCCGTCGAGTCGTACGTCGAAGCCAAGGGCGGATACTACCGTGACATGAGCGGCATCATGAGCGACGACGGCGCCGGCTTCAACGCCGGTGGCGGCATCGCCTTCGAGGTCGCGCCCAACACGACCCTCGGCTGGTTCGGCCGTTACGACTACGCGAACATGGTCGCGCGTCCGGGCTCGGACGTCGCGCGTCAGTGGGCGTCGACGGGCATCACCGTGCAGCACGTGTTCCAGCCGGAGGAAGAGCCGGCCTACGTGCCGCCGCCGCCGCCGCCGGCACCGCCGCCGCCTCCGCCTCCTCCGCCGCCGCCGCCGGTCACCCAGCGTCGTGGCGGCTGA
- a CDS encoding SDR family oxidoreductase — protein sequence MADTAGRWALILGASSGFGEATARTLAARGMDVCGVHLDRRAGLAHVDEITAAIRAAGRDALFLNMNAADHEKRRHVLDALAQRMAEKGGGAIRVLMHSLAFGSLTPFVGAEPARFATPAQIEMTMNVMAHSLVYWVQDAAARNLLVRGSRVVAMTSAGSTRVWPGYGAVSAAKAALEAHVRQLAVELGPMGVTVNAIRAGVTDTPAFRKIPGSELMAGHVRARNPSGRMTETGDVARVIAMLAGDDAQWITGTVIGVDGGEDVAT from the coding sequence ATGGCGGACACGGCGGGACGGTGGGCGCTCATCCTCGGCGCTTCCAGCGGCTTCGGCGAGGCGACCGCGCGGACGCTGGCGGCGCGCGGCATGGACGTGTGCGGTGTGCACCTCGATCGTCGCGCCGGTCTCGCCCACGTCGACGAGATCACCGCGGCGATCCGCGCGGCAGGACGCGACGCGCTTTTCTTGAACATGAACGCAGCCGATCACGAGAAGCGGCGGCACGTGCTCGATGCCCTAGCGCAGCGCATGGCCGAGAAGGGCGGTGGAGCGATTCGCGTCCTGATGCATTCGCTCGCCTTCGGGAGCCTCACGCCCTTCGTCGGCGCCGAGCCGGCCCGGTTCGCGACTCCCGCGCAGATCGAGATGACGATGAATGTGATGGCGCACAGCCTCGTGTACTGGGTCCAGGACGCCGCCGCGCGCAATTTGCTGGTGCGGGGCAGCCGCGTCGTCGCGATGACGAGCGCCGGATCGACGCGCGTCTGGCCGGGCTACGGTGCCGTCTCGGCCGCGAAGGCCGCGCTCGAGGCGCACGTGCGCCAGCTCGCCGTCGAACTCGGGCCCATGGGCGTCACGGTGAACGCCATTCGCGCCGGGGTCACCGACACGCCGGCCTTCCGGAAAATCCCGGGCTCGGAGCTCATGGCCGGGCACGTCCGGGCCCGCAATCCGAGTGGCCGGATGACGGAGACGGGCGACGTCGCGCGTGTGATCGCCATGCTCGCCGGCGACGACGCGCAGTGGATCACCGGGACGGTGATCGGCGTCGACGGCGGCGAAGACGTCGCGACCTGA
- a CDS encoding tetratricopeptide repeat protein, with translation MPSAEELYDLAVDHVAEGRLEEAIAAYQEALAVDPAFTDAILGLAMAYADAKRFDEAIEQGKRLVELTPDDTLAHTSLSMFYQRKGMIAEAEAEGAKARVLDWKRQLAEQNEQEKK, from the coding sequence ATGCCGAGCGCCGAAGAGCTCTACGATCTGGCCGTCGATCACGTGGCCGAGGGCCGCCTCGAGGAGGCGATCGCCGCCTATCAGGAGGCCCTTGCGGTCGATCCCGCCTTCACCGACGCCATCCTTGGGCTCGCGATGGCCTATGCCGACGCGAAGCGGTTCGACGAGGCGATCGAGCAGGGGAAACGCCTCGTGGAGCTGACGCCGGACGACACCCTCGCGCACACGAGCTTGTCGATGTTCTACCAGCGCAAGGGCATGATCGCCGAGGCCGAAGCCGAAGGGGCGAAAGCGCGCGTCCTCGACTGGAAGCGGCAGCTGGCCGAGCAGAACGAGCAAGAGAAGAAATAA
- a CDS encoding aspartate aminotransferase family protein — MHVAQTSTAPLGIVVTEARGAWLTDGGGRRYLDLLSGMGVVNLGHGNRAVIRASLAQLRRHLHVMVYGEYVLTAQVELATRLAALAGPPFESCYFTNSGTEAIEGALKTARKHTGRSGLVGFALGFHGDTFGALSIGGNPLYRDPFLPLLPNATILPWQDARALRAIDRRTAAVVIEPVQAEGGVRVADPAYLSLLRARCDEVGALLVFDEVVTGMGRTGTLFAFQGCGVRPDLLVLAKALGGGLPLGAFLGTRRVLATLTKRPALAHVTTFGGHPLSCAAALAALNETVARDLPGRAAASGRVFLRGLQDLAARHAVIRAVRGAGLLLAVELATPIATRRFAAACLARGLIVNWTLHRDTVIRLAPPLVIGRAEIELALATMEAALGDLRRTSFRA; from the coding sequence CTGCACGTCGCCCAGACCTCGACCGCACCGCTCGGCATCGTCGTCACCGAGGCGCGCGGCGCGTGGCTCACGGACGGGGGCGGCCGGCGCTATCTCGACCTGCTCTCGGGCATGGGGGTCGTGAACCTCGGCCACGGCAACCGCGCCGTGATCCGGGCGTCCCTCGCGCAGCTCCGCCGCCACCTCCACGTCATGGTGTACGGCGAGTACGTGCTGACAGCGCAAGTCGAGCTCGCGACCCGCCTCGCCGCGCTCGCCGGTCCGCCGTTCGAGAGCTGCTACTTCACGAACAGCGGCACGGAAGCCATCGAGGGCGCGCTCAAGACCGCCCGCAAGCACACGGGGCGCAGCGGCCTCGTGGGGTTCGCGCTCGGATTCCACGGCGACACCTTCGGCGCGCTCTCGATCGGCGGGAATCCGCTGTATCGCGACCCCTTCCTGCCGTTGCTTCCGAACGCGACGATCCTGCCGTGGCAGGACGCGCGGGCGCTGCGCGCCATCGATCGCCGCACCGCCGCCGTCGTGATCGAGCCGGTCCAGGCCGAAGGCGGCGTGCGGGTCGCCGACCCGGCGTATCTCAGCCTCCTGCGCGCGCGGTGCGACGAGGTCGGCGCGCTCCTGGTGTTCGACGAGGTCGTGACGGGCATGGGCCGCACGGGCACCCTCTTCGCCTTCCAGGGATGCGGCGTCCGCCCCGATCTGCTCGTGCTCGCGAAGGCGCTCGGGGGCGGCCTGCCGCTCGGCGCGTTCCTCGGCACGCGGCGCGTCCTCGCAACGCTCACGAAACGGCCCGCCCTCGCTCACGTGACGACCTTCGGGGGTCATCCGCTCTCGTGCGCAGCGGCGCTCGCGGCGCTGAACGAGACGGTCGCCCGCGACCTCCCGGGCCGCGCCGCCGCGAGCGGCCGCGTCTTCCTCCGCGGCCTCCAGGACCTCGCGGCCCGCCACGCCGTCATCCGCGCGGTCCGCGGCGCCGGTCTCCTGCTCGCCGTCGAGCTGGCGACGCCGATCGCGACCCGCCGCTTCGCCGCGGCCTGCCTCGCGCGCGGCCTCATCGTCAACTGGACGCTGCACCGCGACACCGTGATCCGACTCGCGCCGCCGCTCGTGATCGGACGCGCCGAGATCGAGCTCGCGCTCGCCACGATGGAGGCGGCGCTCGGAGACCTGCGACGGACGAGCTTCCGCGCCTAG
- the prfB gene encoding peptide chain release factor 2 has product MFDVPGTEARLRALDEQVGQPDFWNDHERAQKVQRERSRLTSALDGWRKQRGELDDANVFLELAVEGDPDALAEGIAKADVVDEGIGNLEMRQMLGGEHDAGNAILSIHPGAGGLEAQDWAEMLFRMYLRWCERKGYKVEILEQQEGEGAGIKSATITIEGEYAYGYLHAESGIHRLVRISPFDANARRQTSFASVFVYPEIEDDIEVEIDEADLRVDTYRSSGAGGQHVNKTDSAVRLTHMPTGIVVACQNERSQHKNKAMAMKILRAKLYDLEMEKQKEKLDAFSKTKKEIGFGSQIRSYVLHPYRMVKDHRTSCEVGNTDAVLDGDLDKFIQAYLLSKIGGTPG; this is encoded by the coding sequence ATCTTTGACGTCCCGGGGACGGAGGCGCGTCTGCGCGCGCTCGACGAGCAGGTGGGCCAGCCGGACTTCTGGAACGACCACGAGCGGGCGCAGAAGGTCCAGCGCGAGCGCTCGCGGCTGACGTCGGCGCTCGACGGCTGGCGCAAGCAGCGCGGCGAGCTCGACGACGCCAACGTCTTCCTCGAGCTCGCCGTCGAGGGGGATCCCGACGCGCTCGCCGAAGGCATCGCCAAGGCGGACGTCGTCGACGAGGGGATCGGCAACCTCGAGATGCGGCAGATGCTCGGCGGCGAGCACGACGCCGGCAACGCGATCCTGAGCATCCATCCCGGCGCGGGCGGCCTCGAAGCCCAGGACTGGGCCGAGATGCTCTTCCGCATGTACCTCCGCTGGTGCGAACGGAAGGGCTACAAGGTCGAGATCCTCGAGCAGCAGGAGGGCGAGGGGGCCGGCATCAAGAGCGCCACGATCACGATCGAGGGCGAGTACGCCTACGGCTACCTCCACGCCGAGTCGGGCATCCATCGCCTCGTGCGCATCTCGCCGTTCGACGCCAACGCGCGCCGACAGACGTCGTTCGCGTCGGTCTTCGTCTATCCGGAGATCGAGGACGACATCGAGGTCGAGATCGACGAGGCGGACCTCCGCGTCGACACCTACCGGTCGAGCGGCGCGGGCGGGCAGCACGTCAACAAGACCGACTCCGCGGTTCGCCTGACGCACATGCCGACCGGCATCGTCGTCGCGTGTCAGAACGAGCGCTCGCAGCACAAGAACAAGGCGATGGCCATGAAGATCCTGCGCGCCAAGCTCTACGACCTCGAGATGGAGAAGCAGAAGGAGAAGCTCGACGCGTTCAGCAAGACGAAGAAGGAGATCGGCTTCGGAAGCCAGATCCGCTCCTACGTGCTGCACCCCTATCGCATGGTGAAGGACCACCGGACGAGCTGCGAGGTCGGCAATACCGACGCCGTGCTCGACGGCGACCTCGACAAGTTCATCCAGGCGTACCTGCTCTCGAAGATCGGCGGGACGCCGGGGTAG
- the lnt gene encoding apolipoprotein N-acyltransferase, whose amino-acid sequence MTGNGGPAPVGREAIVPGAPVFEGRRALALAAMSGAALALAFPIVDWGPVAWIALVPLLLAALGRGTGAAFRAGWLAGVVFYLATLYWLVFTIGTYTNLSPLVSVGPLLLLCAFLALGFGIVAAACEWARRAGVELALVAPPAWVVVEWIRTYVLGGFPWVSLGYSQYRATYLVQFVEVTGVYGLSALVVLVNVVVYTAVRRWLAGEAPSTRAMLALASLLAMLVGWGYWRVHDLAARPAKGTLRVGFIQGNVPQDVKWDPAYQEATIARYEALTREAVAGGAELVVWPETAAPFFFQQESDLRDRILDLARRLRVWLVVGSPAFSYDHAVLRMHNRVYLVGPDGTADQFYDKMELVPFGEYVPLKSLFFFVDKVVEGVGDFRAGDTPVVFRTTRGNFGTLICYEGIFPDLTRRFVDGGADFLVNITNDAWFGRTSAPYQHLAMATLRTIENRVPLVRVANTGFSAMVDSDGTIRWRTGLFESAWRVDTISWVGIHTFYTRFGDVFVYGCLALLVLVAVVGRGGRADVAMEET is encoded by the coding sequence GTGACCGGGAACGGCGGGCCGGCGCCCGTCGGCCGGGAGGCGATCGTACCCGGGGCTCCGGTCTTCGAGGGACGGCGGGCGCTCGCGCTCGCCGCCATGAGCGGCGCCGCGCTCGCGCTCGCGTTTCCGATCGTCGATTGGGGTCCCGTCGCCTGGATCGCTCTCGTTCCGCTCCTCCTCGCGGCGCTCGGGCGCGGCACCGGCGCGGCGTTCCGCGCGGGATGGCTTGCGGGCGTCGTGTTCTACCTCGCGACGCTCTATTGGCTCGTGTTCACGATCGGCACCTATACGAACCTGTCGCCGCTCGTGAGCGTGGGACCGCTCCTGCTTCTCTGCGCGTTCCTGGCGCTCGGCTTCGGGATCGTCGCCGCGGCCTGCGAGTGGGCGCGGCGCGCCGGCGTCGAGCTCGCGCTCGTGGCCCCGCCGGCCTGGGTCGTCGTCGAATGGATCCGCACCTACGTGCTCGGGGGTTTTCCATGGGTGAGCCTCGGCTACTCGCAATACCGCGCGACCTATCTCGTACAGTTCGTGGAGGTGACGGGCGTCTATGGACTCTCGGCGCTGGTCGTGCTGGTCAACGTCGTCGTCTACACGGCGGTCCGTCGTTGGCTCGCGGGCGAGGCGCCGAGCACGCGCGCGATGCTGGCGCTCGCGTCGCTGCTGGCGATGCTCGTCGGCTGGGGCTACTGGCGCGTGCACGACCTCGCCGCGCGGCCGGCCAAGGGGACGCTTCGTGTCGGCTTCATCCAGGGTAACGTTCCCCAGGACGTGAAGTGGGATCCGGCCTATCAGGAAGCCACCATCGCCCGGTACGAGGCGCTCACGCGGGAGGCGGTCGCCGGGGGCGCCGAGCTCGTCGTCTGGCCGGAGACCGCGGCGCCGTTCTTCTTCCAGCAGGAGAGCGACCTCCGCGACCGTATCCTCGACCTCGCGCGCCGGCTGCGCGTGTGGCTGGTCGTCGGGAGCCCGGCGTTCAGCTACGACCACGCCGTTCTCCGGATGCACAATCGCGTGTATCTCGTCGGACCCGACGGCACCGCCGACCAGTTCTACGACAAGATGGAGCTGGTGCCCTTCGGCGAGTACGTGCCCCTGAAGTCGCTCTTCTTCTTCGTCGACAAGGTCGTGGAGGGCGTCGGCGACTTCCGGGCCGGCGACACGCCGGTCGTCTTCCGGACGACGCGGGGCAATTTCGGGACGCTCATCTGCTACGAGGGCATCTTCCCCGACCTCACGCGCCGCTTCGTGGACGGCGGCGCCGACTTTCTCGTCAACATCACGAACGACGCCTGGTTCGGCCGCACGTCCGCTCCGTACCAGCACCTGGCGATGGCGACCCTCAGGACGATCGAGAACCGGGTGCCGCTCGTGCGCGTGGCGAACACCGGCTTCTCTGCTATGGTCGACAGCGACGGGACGATCCGCTGGCGCACCGGGCTCTTCGAGTCGGCGTGGCGCGTCGACACCATCAGCTGGGTCGGGATCCATACGTTCTATACCCGCTTCGGTGACGTGTTCGTGTACGGGTGCCTCGCGCTGCTCGTGCTCGTCGCGGTCGTCGGCAGGGGCGGACGCGCGGACGTCGCGATGGAGGAAACATGA
- the ybeY gene encoding rRNA maturation RNase YbeY — translation MPVAFACRAPTGAVWSRYLATRARQVLGVLAIRRSELSVSLVTDAEMRALNRDYRRKDRPTDVLAFPLHEPPVPPDTASLGDVVISFDTAVSAARERRRPLAAVLDELLIHGILHLLGYDHEISQAEERRMARKARGVRAAIGPMTPPVRAAGGHATVSRGPRPRARAARARRA, via the coding sequence ATGCCCGTCGCCTTCGCCTGCCGCGCGCCCACCGGCGCCGTCTGGAGCCGATATCTCGCCACCCGGGCCCGGCAGGTGCTGGGCGTGCTCGCCATCCGCCGCAGCGAACTCAGCGTGTCGCTCGTGACCGATGCGGAGATGCGCGCGCTGAACCGCGACTATCGCCGCAAGGACCGGCCGACCGACGTGCTCGCGTTCCCGCTCCACGAGCCTCCGGTGCCGCCGGACACGGCGAGCCTCGGTGACGTGGTGATCTCGTTCGATACCGCGGTGTCGGCGGCGCGCGAGCGTCGACGTCCGCTCGCGGCGGTGCTCGACGAGCTCCTGATCCACGGCATCCTGCATCTCCTCGGGTACGACCACGAGATCTCGCAGGCCGAGGAGCGCCGCATGGCGCGCAAGGCGCGGGGGGTGCGAGCAGCGATCGGCCCCATGACGCCGCCCGTGCGGGCGGCCGGCGGGCATGCGACCGTGTCCCGCGGGCCGCGTCCGCGGGCGCGCGCGGCGCGCGCGAGGCGCGCGTGA
- a CDS encoding PhoH family protein gives MKPPPPSGRAGAASSADGPSVGVRAERRGALAAGPDVVQLEFQDHRLFHELLGRHDEHVKAIEKSLGVRIGVAGKAVSISGNPVDRELAGRVMTQLYGVLERGFPVYASDVDYALRILASDHTANVRDIFLDTVYIAAQKRVITPKSVMQKSYIDSIRTHDIVFAIGPAGTGKTYLAMAMGVAAVLKQEFTRIVLTRPAVEAGEKLGFLPGDLAEKVNPYLRPLYDALHDMVDFDRARKMLERGTIEVAPLAFMRGRTLNDSFVILDEAQNTTPEQMKMFLTRLGYGSKAIVTGDVTQTDLPAGKISGLKEAQHVLKDIDGIKFVRFSERDVVRHRLVQDIITAYERAEDASARNES, from the coding sequence ATGAAGCCGCCGCCGCCGTCCGGACGCGCCGGGGCCGCGTCCTCGGCGGACGGCCCGTCCGTCGGCGTGCGAGCCGAGCGGCGCGGCGCGCTCGCGGCCGGACCGGACGTCGTGCAGCTCGAGTTCCAGGATCACCGGCTCTTCCACGAGCTCCTCGGCCGCCACGACGAGCACGTGAAGGCGATCGAGAAATCGCTGGGCGTCCGGATCGGCGTCGCCGGCAAGGCGGTCTCGATCAGCGGCAATCCGGTCGACCGCGAGCTCGCGGGCCGGGTGATGACGCAGCTCTACGGCGTGCTCGAGCGCGGCTTCCCCGTGTACGCGAGCGACGTCGACTACGCGCTCCGCATCCTCGCGAGCGACCACACCGCGAACGTCCGGGACATCTTCCTCGACACCGTCTACATCGCGGCGCAGAAGCGCGTGATCACGCCGAAGAGCGTGATGCAGAAGTCCTACATCGACTCGATCCGTACGCACGACATCGTGTTCGCGATCGGACCCGCCGGTACGGGCAAGACCTACCTCGCGATGGCCATGGGCGTGGCCGCCGTGCTCAAGCAGGAGTTCACCCGCATCGTGCTCACGCGGCCGGCGGTCGAGGCCGGCGAGAAGCTCGGGTTCCTACCCGGCGACCTCGCGGAGAAGGTGAATCCGTATCTGCGTCCCCTGTACGACGCGCTCCACGACATGGTCGACTTCGACCGCGCCCGGAAGATGCTGGAGCGCGGCACGATCGAGGTCGCGCCACTGGCCTTCATGCGCGGCCGCACGCTGAACGACTCGTTCGTCATCCTCGACGAGGCGCAGAACACGACGCCGGAGCAGATGAAGATGTTCCTCACCCGGCTGGGCTACGGGTCGAAGGCGATCGTCACGGGCGACGTCACCCAGACCGATCTTCCCGCCGGCAAGATTTCCGGCCTGAAGGAGGCGCAGCACGTCCTCAAGGACATCGACGGCATCAAGTTCGTGCGCTTCAGCGAGCGCGACGTCGTCCGCCATCGGCTGGTGCAGGACATCATCACCGCCTACGAGCGCGCCGAGGACGCGTCGGCCCGGAACGAATCCTGA